A DNA window from Coffea arabica cultivar ET-39 chromosome 6c, Coffea Arabica ET-39 HiFi, whole genome shotgun sequence contains the following coding sequences:
- the LOC113692228 gene encoding uncharacterized protein → MTIPTHRKHPLITKDYDAWWSTRSNSVSSTPLKFTAKIPQQSSKKDTVTFANELVHSNGVIEIVTDITSSTLRKNKTVSSPLKNIVARNKSSKNSRQAIKEAQPVIPAKKMPPKVSKSLSVTHTEEDVEIETMDGRDSIEAIEEEGTQTQGIESTQRGAHSLASGSSSQDRHGNRSKKRISSDLEEVSFSPLSVGVSPLKPPLLEFRQEDVGTNSPIELETDAIISNKKGDEVVISIPKQLAPSGGALSKKELTNLHEIRKKPKVALVLEFHGQKLIQAHRRKYL, encoded by the exons ATGACTATACCCACACACAGGAAGCATCCATTGATCACAAAAGACTATGATGCCTGGTGGTCGACTCGGTCAAATAGTGTCTCTTCAACTCCCTTAAAATTCACCGCTAAAATCCCTCAGCAATCATCGAAGAAAGATACGGTTACCTTCGCCAATGAGTTAGTGCATTCTAATGGAGTTATAGAGATTGTAACGGATATTACCTCATCCACCTTACGGAAGAACAAAACCGTTAGCAGTCCCTTGAAAAACATTGTTGCAAGAAATAAGTCTTCCAAGAACTCTCGACAGGCCATCAAAGAGGCGCAACCAGTGATTCCAGCAAAGAAGATGCCGCCCAAGgtttcaaaatctttatcagTGACTCACACAGAAGAAGATGTCGAAATTGAAACGATGGACGGTCGTGATTCTATCGAGGCTATAGAAGAAGAAGGGACTCAAACTCAGGGCATCGAATCTACCCAAAGAGGAGCCCATTCGTTGGCGAGTGGCAGTAGTAGCCAAGACCGTCATGGGAACCGATCGAAGAAGAGGATATCTTCTGATTTGGAGGAAGTTTCCTTTTCACCACTGTCGGTTGGAGTGTCGCCACTTAAG ccCCCACTTCTTGAATTCCGCCAAGAAGATGTTGGTACCAACTCACCAATTGAACTTGAAACTGATGCTATAATTTCAAACAAGAAAGGTGACGAAGTCGTTATCAGCATCCCAAAACAACTTGCCCCCAGTGGAGGTGCCTTGTCAAAGAAGGAGCTGACTAATTTGCATGAAATCCGGAAAAAACCTAAGGTAGCATTGGTTTTAgaatttcatggtcaaaaattgatCCAGGCTCATCGAAGAAAGTACTTGTAA
- the LOC140008791 gene encoding uncharacterized protein: protein MYFDGVAHRNGTGAGVIFYTPETDILPYSFTLTRRCSNNVAEYQALILGFETTIDMKQLHLRVYGDSKLVVNQLLGIYDIKKPKLISYYKYARQLMEYLDDVTIEHILRSFNQQADSLARVASMITLPSHRNQISICQNWVIPPMFDEEDDGGLASLIIDYLNHGKLPEDPKKRVDIRRRAPRFIYYKGTLYRRSFDGVFLRCFGEDETMQPPEPLHPTVASWPFDAWGLDIVRPLPKFFGGHIFILAATDYFSKWVEAVPLREVKKENVTNFIRLHIIYRYGVPRYIITDNGKPFCNVAMNKLCEKFHFKQYNSSMYYAAANGLVEAFN from the exons ATGTATTTCGATGGAGTTGCTCACCGTAATGGAACTGGTGCGGGAGTTATCTTTTATACTCCTGAAACAGATATATTGCCGTACTCTTTCACTTTAACACGTCGGTGTTCAAACAATGTGGCCGAATATCAGGCATTAATTCTCGGTTTTGAAACGACTATAGACATGAAGCAGTTGCATCTTAGAGTCTATGGTGATTCAAAATTGGTGGTAAATCAACTTCTTGGTATTTATGATATTAAGAAACCTAAATTGATCTCATACTATAAGTATGCAAGACAACTCATGGAATATTTAGATGATGTCACTATAGAACATATTCTTAGAAGTTTCAACCAACAAGCTGACTCTTTGGCAAGGGTGGCGTCCATGATCACTCTACCCTCTCATCGAAATCAAATTTCAATATGTCAAAATTGGGTCATACCTCCGATgtttgatgaagaagatgatg GAGGATTGGCGTCACTCATCATTGATTACCTTAATCATGGGAAGTTACCAGAAGATCCTAAGAAAAGGGTTGATATACGTCGTCGAGCGCCACGTTTCATTTACTACAAAGGGACGCTTTATCGAAGATCATTCGATGGGGTGTTTCTACGATGTTTTGGAGAAGATGAGACCATGCAA CCTCCTGAACCATTGCACCCAACTGTGGCTTCTTGGCCGTTCGATGCTTGGGGTTTAGATATAGTTAGACCACTTCCAAAGTTTTTTGGTGGACACATTTTCATTTTGGCGGCGACAGATTACTTTTCAAAGTGGGTTGAAGCGGTTCCTCTAAGAGAGGTCAAAAAGGAGAATGTAACGAATTTCATTCGCTTGCACATCATTTATCGGTATGGAGTCCCGCGTTATATCATCACCGATAATGGTAAACCTTTTTGCAATGTAGCAATGAACAAACTTTGtgaaaagtttcatttcaaacaatACAATTCGTCCATGTACTATGCTGCTGCAAATGGACTCGTTGAAGCATTCAACTAG
- the LOC140008792 gene encoding uncharacterized protein: MANLAKQEFIPLDISGKNYLLWVLDVEIHLEAMGLGNTIVNENDVSNQDRAKAMIFLRRHLDEALKIEYLTVKDPLVLWQDLKERFNHLKLVVLPKAQYDWLHLRLQDFKSVNEYNSAMFRITSQLSLCGEKITDEEMLEKTFSTFHVSNMLLQQQYREKGFKKYSELIACLLWPTSASPFPEANGAQFQNFGRGRGRGCGRDRGRDRSRFVPRHWSRICRTAEHFVDLYQASLKKKDKGVETNFIDQKNDYDNGDDADMTRLNITDFFEHPEDVNKYPIIV; this comes from the exons ATGGCTAATCTTGCAAAACAAGAGTTCATACCTCTTGatatttctggaaaaaattatttattgtgGGTTTTAGATGTTGAAATTCATCTTGAGGCAATGGGTCTTGGTAATACTATTGTTAATGAGAATGATGTCTCAAACCAAGACCGTGCTAAGGCCATGATTTTCCTTCGTCGTCATTTAGATGAAGCATTAAAAATAGAGTATCTTACTGTTAAAGATCCTCTTGTCCTTTGGCAAGatttgaaagaaagattcaACCACCTGAAATTGGTCGTTCTTCCAAAAGCTCAATATGATTGGCTTCACTTACGGCTACAAGATTTCAAATCTGTCAACGAATATAATTCAGCCATGTTCAGAATTACTTCTCAATTATCATTGTGTGGTGAAAAAATCACTGATGAAGAAATGTTAGAGAAAACATTCTCTACTTTTCATGTCTCTAATATGCTCCTGCAGCAGCAATATAGAGAGAAAGGATTTAAGAAGTATTCTGAACTTATTGCATGTCTTCTGTGGCCAACTAGTGCAAGTCCATTTCCTGAAGCAAATGGggctcaatttcaaaattttggtcgaggtcgtggacgTGGCTGTGGAAGAGACCGTGGACGTGATCGTAGTAGATTTGTGCCCC GTCACTGGTCCCGTATCTGTCGTACGGCTGAGCATTTTGTTGACCTCTATCAAGCatcattgaaaaagaaagacaaaggtGTTGAGACAAATTTTATTGATCAAAAGAATGATTATGATAATGGTGATGATGCTGATATGACACGCCTCAATATAACTGATTTCTTTGAACATCCTGAAGATGTCAACAAATATCCCATAATTGTTTAG